CCATGGAGCAGCAGGTGCCCATCTCCATCTGAATCTCTTCTTCGTATCCAGTCAACTACCGCGGCAGAGTCTCCTCTAGTGCTATCCCGTCGGCTCCAATTACTCTCTCTAGGTTAAGAGTTGTTCGTAGCAAGCGGCTCCCTTCTCCGGGCAACGGAAAGCAAGTCAGCTGAGATTATCGAAACAGTAAAATGATTCAGACGAAGTCCAGTCCCGGCCCACGATTAAACCCAAACTGGTCCAATTCTTGATCTCTGCCGAGCCCAAACAAATTGGCCGTCCCCGTCCGTGCCCCGCCCCCACGCCCACCCCCCCTCCCTTTCTTAGTTCCtcctccggccgggaggataccagaaagaaaataaaagaggcCGAAAACACGACCGGTAGGTAGACCCTCCTTCCCTTCACTCCATGGCCGACGACGACCCCAACGACGCCGTCCTCAGCGACGTCGACGGCGACGACGACCCCCTCCCCATCGTCCTCCCCTCCGCCACAGCCCCTGCCCCCGATgacccctcctccgcctcctccgccgccgccgagcAGCGCGTCCGCGAGCTTCTCGCTGAGCTCGAGGAGGAGTGCCGCGCCCGGAAGGCCGCAGAGGACTCCCGCGCCGATCTCCAGTCCTCCTTCAACCGCCTCAAGGCCCTCGCCCACGAGGCCATCAAGAAGCGCGACGAGGCGCTCCGCGAGAAGGACGAGGCCACCCGCTCCGCCGATCGGGCCGCTGCCGACCTCGCCGAGGCCCTCCGCCTCAAGGATGAGGCCCTTAAGCACCGAGACTCGCTGCAGTCCGAGATGAGCACCGCCGAGCAGATGTTGGTCTCCGGCATCCACAAGATCTCCGGCAAGGTCAGCGGCTTCAAGAACTTCAACGCCGGCGGCCTTCCTAAGTCCCAGAAGTACGCCGGCCTGCCGGCCGTGGCCTACGGGGTCATCAAGCGGACCAACGAGATCGTCGAGGAGCTCACGAAGCAGATCGAGGGGGCGTCCAAGTCCCGGGACCAGGCCAGGGAGCAGATGGAGCAGAGGAACTATGAGATCGCCATCGAGGTGTCGCAGCTCGAGGCGACGATAAGTGTTCTCAGGGAGGAGATCTCGAAGAAGGGTGCGGAGATCGAGAACCTGGAAAGCTCTGTTTCTGAGAAGGGCGAGAGGATCTCCGAGATGGAGAATGAGATCTCGGAGCTGAGGCGGTTCAGTGAGGACTGTGATACTAAATTGAAGAGTTTGGAATCTAAATTGGACTCGCAGAGGCCGGTGCTCATCGACCAGCTGAACTACATTGCGAAGACTTACGAGCAGATTCGTGACATAATTAAAGCTGTGGATTTGAACGATTTGGATCAGTCGGATTCATCGGACTCTTTATTTATGTGGAAGGAAATGGATGTGGACGAGAATTTGCGGATTTCGTTGGAAGGGACGAGGTCTGTTTATGAGTTGGCCAAGGTTGCGGTGGATAAAGTGAAGAacgaggtggaggagaggaGTAAGGAAGTAAA
This portion of the Phoenix dactylifera cultivar Barhee BC4 chromosome 11, palm_55x_up_171113_PBpolish2nd_filt_p, whole genome shotgun sequence genome encodes:
- the LOC103719830 gene encoding uncharacterized protein At3g49055-like, giving the protein MADDDPNDAVLSDVDGDDDPLPIVLPSATAPAPDDPSSASSAAAEQRVRELLAELEEECRARKAAEDSRADLQSSFNRLKALAHEAIKKRDEALREKDEATRSADRAAADLAEALRLKDEALKHRDSLQSEMSTAEQMLVSGIHKISGKVSGFKNFNAGGLPKSQKYAGLPAVAYGVIKRTNEIVEELTKQIEGASKSRDQAREQMEQRNYEIAIEVSQLEATISVLREEISKKGAEIENLESSVSEKGERISEMENEISELRRFSEDCDTKLKSLESKLDSQRPVLIDQLNYIAKTYEQIRDIIKAVDLNDLDQSDSSDSLFMWKEMDVDENLRISLEGTRSVYELAKVAVDKVKNEVEERSKEVKALNEKVTGLLAEKQHIGTLLRSALSSKTNEVFQVAEEGLREAGIDLRLDGHNKEGSEEGGEDEVYSLAGALESTVKESQIKIIELQHLVEALRAESCLLKARLDAQAKEISQQKHHVKELQEKERVANESVEGLMLDIAAAEEEIARWKGAAEQEAAAGRAVEQDFLTQLSALRKELDEAKQTILESENKLKFKEETAVAAMAARDAAEKSLRLADMRSARLRERLEELTRQLEESESQDDSRNRSRQRYVCWPWQWLGLNFVGYQSGGIQQDSNEMELSEPLV